The following nucleotide sequence is from Achromobacter spanius.
TGCTGACGCTGGGCTTGGGCCTGTGCCTGCTGGTGCTGATTGAACGCGCGCAGTCGGCCACATGGGTGGGCGTGCTGTGCGTGTTTGGCGCGGCGCCGATGTTCTTCTACCTGCTGCATTTGTACGTGCTGAAGGCCTTGTATCTGGCGGGCGAGGCAATCTGGGGCTTGAACCAGGGCAAGTTCTTCGGCGTGGACAGCATGGTCAGCGTGTGGCTGATTTCGGTGCTGCTGGCCGTGGCGCTGTATTGGCCGGTGCGTGGGTTTGGCCGCCTGAAGGCGGCGCGGCGCGATATCGCCTGGCTCAAATACCTGTGAGGGCCGCGATGCGTTTACGTGATGTGGTCGTGGGCGCGGCCACCTTGTTGGCGCCCTGCGTGGCCGACGCGCAACAAAACCCCGTGACCTTGTACGGCGTGGTCGACCTGAGCCTGGCGGGCTTTTCGACCCAGGATCGGGGCACGGCTTTGAACATGCAATCCGGCGTGCAATCGGGCTCGCGCTGGGGGGTGCGCGGCAGCGAGCCCCTGGGCAACGGTCTGCGCGCCAATTTTCAACTGGAAAGCGGGGTGCTTGCCAACAACGGCAGGTCGGCGCAGGGAGGCCGTTTGTTCGGGCGCGCGGCCTGGGTGGGGGTGTCGGGCAGTTGGGGCGATCTTCGGCTGGGCCGCCAGACTTCGGTGTCGTCGGCAACGCTGGCGGACTATGACGCCTTTCTGGCGTCCTACCTGATCACGGGCGCGCAGACGGCGCTGCTGCCCTACAACGCCAACCGAGCCGACAATACCGTGGCGTTGTGGACTCCGTCAGTGGGCGGCTGGCGCGCGGGCGCGGACATCAGCCTGGACTACGACGGCGGCGGCGGTTTCAAGACCACATCCACCAACAAGCTCTACAGCGCGGCGCTGGTCTATGAACAGCCCGGCTACGCGGTCACGGCCACGGTGGAAGGCGCGCGCTGGGCGGACGGCACGGTGCAGTCCGCCGCCATGGCGCAGGCCGGCGGCGCGCGCCAACCCATCGCCTACACGCTGGCGGGCCGCGCCACGCTGGGCGCCTTCACGCTGTATGCGGCCGGGTCCATCATGCGCAATGGCTCCACGATACCCGCGGTGCAATCGCCTGGGCAGCGCGTGTACTTTCCCGGCAGCACCGTGCATGGCGTGATGGCCGGCGCCTCGTGGCGCACGGGCGCCAGCACCGTCATGGCATCGTGGCAAGGCAGCCTGCCGGGCGGTGGCGCTCTGGCCCGCGATGGCGCCACGCACACGCAGCAGATCTATTCGCTGGGGTATGTGCATGACCTGTCCAAGCGCACCAACCTGTACGCCGTGCTTGGCTACATGCGGGGCGCGTGGTCAGACCCGTCGTGGCATGAAACGCAGTACGCGGTGGGCATGCGGCATCGGTTTTAAGGCTGGGCTAGGCCGACAGCCAATTGCCATCGCCCTCGATCAGCGTGCCGCCATGGCTGGTTGAATCGCCCTGGCGCGCCACCGCCTGTCCTTCAATTTTGGCTACCGCCGAACCACTGACGATGACCGCCCCGCAACTGATGCGATCGCCCACCCGGGCAATGGCGCGGCCGTTGATGGCTGCGGTGGATGCGCCGCTGACGATGGTGCCGGGGCCATGGATGGGGCAGGCATGCGCGTGGCCGACGAGGGCGATGGGAATCATGGGGTCTCCTTGGGATAAGGGCAGATTGGGCAATGGAGCCGAGATGCGGTGGTGCATCGGCGGCGGTGAAACCAATAGATGAAACGAATAGAGGGAAGTCAGGGTTTCTTTTGCTCGCGCCATCGCAGTCTTGTGTTGAAGCGCTTTGGTCGCGCGGGAGGCGAACCCGGCTGCACCACCCATCGATGCGCGTTTTCCAGCAGCGCGGCACGAACGTCCGGCGGGTAATCGTCGATGGTGCTCAGCGGCGGGGTCGGCTTGCCGGGCAAGCCGGCTTCCCGAATGATCTTTGGCCAACGCGGGCGCCAGCACAACAGCAGTGACAACCAATGCGCCAGCCCGATAATCACCAAGGCGGGGGATATCAACAGCATCCCAAGCCACGTCAAGGGGCCGCTGTGACGCAGGTACGGGCCTAGCGCCTCGAACTGTGCCGCAAATGCCGGCCAAGGCAGGGGCAGGTGCGAACTGAGGCGCGGTGGGGTTACCGCATCCAGACCGCCTTCATCCATGTAGCGGCGGATGTATTCCCATTCGGCTTTCATTTCGAATTCGCTGACGCTTTTCTTGCCGACGAAAGCCATGTTGGGAAACGGAAGCGGAGAGTAGGGCGGGTACCAGCCAACGACGAGGTTCACGCCGGGGACGGTATCGTGATGGATGTCGTCCCAAGGCAACACGGCGATGCCGCCGCAACTGGGGGGGCGGTGCAGGTACACCTGGCGGGTGATGCGGTTGAAGCGGATGAGCAGGTGGCGGGACGTGAAGGATTCCAGGCGGGTGAAGCGGAAGAGGTATTTGAAGTAGATGTAGGGAGCGCCTAGGCTACCTATCAATAAGCCGATCATTAATATCGTGTCGGCATAGCCCCAGGGCTGCTCTTCATACAGCGAAAAGGACAACCACATGAGGTCGATGCCCGCGATCGTCGGCAGAGAGAAGAAGGCGGATATTAGGGTGATAAATCCGCGCCTTTCTTCCATTGCGCCGCAACGCATTTCGAGGATGGTGTTGTCGCAGGCGTAGACCGGGCCCCTGGATTCGGCGTGGTCGGATCGCGCGGCGCGCAATCGCGCATATTCCGCGACGAGTAGATCCTCATAGACCGGCTCCAAAGGCTTGCTGGCAAAATCTTTCGGATTCTCGTCCGCCTGTTCCTGCAGCCAGGCATCGGA
It contains:
- a CDS encoding porin, encoding MRLRDVVVGAATLLAPCVADAQQNPVTLYGVVDLSLAGFSTQDRGTALNMQSGVQSGSRWGVRGSEPLGNGLRANFQLESGVLANNGRSAQGGRLFGRAAWVGVSGSWGDLRLGRQTSVSSATLADYDAFLASYLITGAQTALLPYNANRADNTVALWTPSVGGWRAGADISLDYDGGGGFKTTSTNKLYSAALVYEQPGYAVTATVEGARWADGTVQSAAMAQAGGARQPIAYTLAGRATLGAFTLYAAGSIMRNGSTIPAVQSPGQRVYFPGSTVHGVMAGASWRTGASTVMASWQGSLPGGGALARDGATHTQQIYSLGYVHDLSKRTNLYAVLGYMRGAWSDPSWHETQYAVGMRHRF
- a CDS encoding PAAR domain-containing protein, which gives rise to MIPIALVGHAHACPIHGPGTIVSGASTAAINGRAIARVGDRISCGAVIVSGSAVAKIEGQAVARQGDSTSHGGTLIEGDGNWLSA